The genomic interval AGACCTGAGGCATGCCGAACGCCCGCAGCTCGGCGCGCAGCGTGCGGTCGGGGTCGCCGGCGTGGGCGGGCACGAACAGCCCGATGAGGACCGTTGCGAGGGCGAAGATGCCGGCGACGATGGCGAACGCGATGCGCCAGCCCAGCTGCTGGCCGAGGAACGTGCCGAGCGGCACGCCCACGACGTTCGCGAGCGTGAGGCCGGTGAGCACGAACGCCGCCCCCTTGGCCCGCGAGCCGGGGCCGAGTACGTCGGCGGCCACGAGCGCGCCGATGCCGAAGTAGGCGCCGTGCGGCAGCCCCGCCAGCAGACGCGAGGCGGCGATCAACTCGAAGCTCGGCATGAGGAAGGTCAGCGCGTTGAACAGCGTCAGTGCGGCGGCGAGGCCCAGCATGACCCGGTGGCGGGGGTACTTCGCGACGGATGCCGCGATGGTCGGCGCTCCGACGACGACGCCCAGCGCGTACAGCGAGATGAGCCAGCCCGCCTGCGCGATGGCGGCCTCGGGGTCGGCGGCGGTGAGGTCCGGCAGCAGGTCGGCGGAGATCTGGGGCAGCAGGCCCATGACGACGAACTCGGTCATGCCGATGCCGAAGGATCCGATGGCGAGGGAGAGGAGCGTCCACGTCGCCGCGCCCCTCGAGGGTGTCGAGGAGGTCACCGCATCATGCTAGCGGCCAGGCGGCGGGTCAGTCGTCGTGCGGGCGAGACTCGATCGCGCGCTCGAGGCGTTCGATCTTGCCGTCGATCTCACCGGTGTGCCCGGGGCGGATGTCGGCCTTGAGCACGAGCGAGACGCGGGAACCGTACGGCAGGACGGCATCCGTCGCCGCCTTCACGACCGCGAAGACCTCGTCCCACTCCCCCTCGATTTCGGTGAACATCGACGTGGTGCGGTGCGGCAGTCCCGAGGAGCGGACGACGGACACCGCCGCCGCGACGGCGTCGTGGACGGACCCGTCGGCGCGACCGGTCCCGGACGGGGCGACGGAGAAGGCGATGAGCATGGAACTCCTCGATTCGGTGGCGGGCGGTTCTCAGGCGAAGGATGCCGCGCGCAGCG from Microbacterium aurum carries:
- a CDS encoding MFS transporter — protein: MTSSTPSRGAATWTLLSLAIGSFGIGMTEFVVMGLLPQISADLLPDLTAADPEAAIAQAGWLISLYALGVVVGAPTIAASVAKYPRHRVMLGLAAALTLFNALTFLMPSFELIAASRLLAGLPHGAYFGIGALVAADVLGPGSRAKGAAFVLTGLTLANVVGVPLGTFLGQQLGWRIAFAIVAGIFALATVLIGLFVPAHAGDPDRTLRAELRAFGMPQVWFAIGIGAIGFGGFFAAYSYIAPVVTDVAGAPEWAVPIVLVLMGLGMTIGNLVGGHLADIDLKRTLLGGFVLFIVVQALLALTAAWIVTLGVFVFALGAITSALSPTIQSRLMSVAGDNQSIAAALNHSALNIGNALGAFLGGLVIAHGFGFVAPMWVGLVLAVAGFALALVSYALQERRPAAVPA
- a CDS encoding thiamine-binding protein, with product MLIAFSVAPSGTGRADGSVHDAVAAAVSVVRSSGLPHRTTSMFTEIEGEWDEVFAVVKAATDAVLPYGSRVSLVLKADIRPGHTGEIDGKIERLERAIESRPHDD